In a single window of the Raphanus sativus cultivar WK10039 chromosome 9, ASM80110v3, whole genome shotgun sequence genome:
- the LOC108815183 gene encoding uncharacterized protein LOC108815183, whose protein sequence is MVETEIASQSQSQPLSDDGDSTGASTNLSRLQINEMVEKAIPKRKGDRLVGLARRASSYPTSSSQAPYAVPMILEELHDKDERIVALEQQNATILTENQTILAELASQKKTTQRSWRS, encoded by the exons ATGGTGGAAACTGAAATAGCATCTCAGTCTCAGTCTCAGCCTCTCTCTGATGACGGCGATTCTACAGGAGCGTCAACCAACTTGTCTCGATTGCAAATCAATGAGATGGTTGAAAag gcCATTCCTAAAAGGAAAGGAGACCGTTTAGTTGGGCTGGCCCGCCGTGCTTCTTCGTATCCGACATCTTCTTCGCAAGCTCCGTATGCCGTTCCCATGATTCTCGAGGAGCTGCATGACAAAGATGAACGGATTGTGGCATTGGAGCAGCAGAACGCCACTATCCTTACCGAGAACCAAACCATCCTTGCTGAGCTGGCATCGCAAAAGAAGACCACGCAGAGATCATGGAGAAGCTAA
- the LOC108855380 gene encoding copper transporter 1 translates to MDHGNMHDMPPPSTPSMMNNGSMNGGGHHKMMMMHMTFFWGKNTEVLFSGWPGTSSGMYALCLIFVFFLAVITEWLAHSSLLRGTAGDSANLTSGLVQTAVYTLRTGLAYLVMLAVMSFNAGVFLAALAGHAIGYMLFGSRAFRNPSGDRKTNDPPASERSKNGSVSSRQNYSKIRI, encoded by the exons ATGGATCATGGTAACATGCATGACATGCCTCCACCATCAACACCATCCATGATGAATAATGGATCCATGAACGGAGGAGGACATcacaagatgatgatgatgcacaTGACTTTCTTTTGGGGCAAGAACACGGAAGTTCTCTTTTCCGGTTGGCCGGGAACAAGCTCCGGCATGTATGCTCTTTGTCTCatctttgtcttcttcctcgCCGTCATCACCGAATGGCTTGCTCACTCATCTCTCCTCCGTGGCACCGCCGGAGATTCCGCTAACCTCACCTCCGGGCTCGTCCAAACCGCCGTGTACACCCTCCGTACTGGCCTCGCTTACCTAGTCATGCTCGCCGTCATGTCATTCAACGCCGGCGTGTTTCTAGCCGCCCTCGCTGGTCATGCCATCGGCTACATGTTGTTCGGAAGCCGAGCTTTCAGAAATCCCTCCGGCGACCGGAAAACTAACGATCCTCCGGCCTCAG AAAGAAGTAAAAACGGATCGGTTTCGTCCCGTCAAAACTATAGCAAAATTAGAATCTGA